The genomic region GTGCGACGACAGCGGCGCCCAGCATCAGGAAACACCACGCCGGCCAGCCGTGTTCGCGGCCCTGTACCAACGGGTAGACCAACAGGAACATCCCGCCGGCAGCCAGCAGCAGACCGGGCACGTCGAGCCGTAGGTCGCGGCGCGGCCGGTTGGCCGGCAGGAAACGCAGAGCGCCGACCAGCGCGAGCAGACCGATCGGGATGTTGATGGCGAAGATGGACCGCCAACCCAGCCCGAGCAGATCCGCGCTCACCAGCCAGCCGGCCAGGATCGGTCCTCCCACGGCGGACAAGCCCATGATCGGGCCGAACAGACCGAAGGCCGCTGCCACCTCACGCGGCGGGAAGACCTCCTTGATCACGCCGAGACCCTGGGGCAGCAGCATCGCGCCGAGCAGGCCCTGGACCACCCGGAACGCGATCAGCATGCCGGGCGAGGTGGCGGTCGCGCAGAGTCCGGAGGCCAGGGTGAACCCCGCCATGCCGATGAGGAACATCCGCTTGCGGCCGAACATGTCGCCCAGCCGGCCACCGATCAGCAGACCGGCCGCCATCGCCAGTGTGTAAGCAGCGGACAACCACTGGATGGAGCTCTCACTGCCGCCGATGTCGGTGATGATCGTCGGCCCGGCGATGGAGGTGACGAGCGCGTCGAGCAGGTCCATCACCTCGGCCGCGAGGACGACGCAGAGCGCGGCCCATCGCCAGCGGTAGGCGGAGTCGGCGACGGCCGGAATGCCGGGATCGTCGTTGGTGGTGGTCGAGCTCATGGCGGTCCTCCCGATTGCGAACACTGTTCGATCGACGAACAATGTTCTACGCGCGAACGCCGTTCGTTGTCAAGAACACTGTTCGTGACTGGCTAGGATCGATCCCATGAGCCCAGGAAGAACCCCGCGACGAGGCTGGGACGTGGCCCCGGGCGAATCCGGGTTCCCCTTTCCGCCGTGGCACAGTCCGA from Nakamurella sp. A5-74 harbors:
- a CDS encoding MFS transporter — encoded protein: MSSTTTNDDPGIPAVADSAYRWRWAALCVVLAAEVMDLLDALVTSIAGPTIITDIGGSESSIQWLSAAYTLAMAAGLLIGGRLGDMFGRKRMFLIGMAGFTLASGLCATATSPGMLIAFRVVQGLLGAMLLPQGLGVIKEVFPPREVAAAFGLFGPIMGLSAVGGPILAGWLVSADLLGLGWRSIFAINIPIGLLALVGALRFLPANRPRRDLRLDVPGLLLAAGGMFLLVYPLVQGREHGWPAWCFLMLGAAVVALVSFGLVERRRDRTGRSTLVVPSLFAKRAFTGGLATGLAFFSTLMGTSLVLTLFVQLGLGFSPLKAGLTALPQALGMMAGFGIAQALNSRLGRRLMLIGSAIIAAGILGFVATIGWAGDGIGIWSLAPALFAVGIGMGMTMAPFFDIVLAGVDDDESGSASGTLTAVQQVGGAIGVAVLGTVFFSALDGADAAGRVGAFGHAAQTTMWAAAGLIAVAFALTFLLPRFARPQHADGVDPVEVQHG